The DNA region CGCCGATCAGCGCCGCCGCCCCCGGCGCGGTCTTGATGATCACGTCCCGGGTCACGGCGGTCGCCCCGGCGAACGCGGCAGCGGTGCCATAAGGGATCACGACTCCCGCCAACACCTCAGGTCTGCGCTGCACGTCATCGAAGATCCCGATGACCAGGTACGGCCGATCTTCGATGAAGATCGCGACACCTACGCGGTCGATGGCCAGCTTCTTCGCGATCCCGGCAGGCAGCAGGGCGACCCGCTGGCGGTGGTCATCGTGGAACGTGTCGATCCCTCGACCCAAGATGATCCGCGGCTCGATGGCCGCCGCCGCGCCCGCGTCGATACCTATGATCCGGGTCGGGGCACCCTTGTCCGGACCGAACGACCGGGCCACCGTCATCTCGGGCAACAGCATGCGACGTCCGGCGGACTCGACCCCGTTCAGGCCGCGCAGCCGCGCCAACGCCGTGTCGGACAGCCAGGGCGGTGACTCAGCCGCGCGCGGGCCGCCGTCAGCAGGCTGCACGACGACCTCTGTCGCCCGTCGGAGGTCGAAGCTGTCCGACACCTGCTGGGTCAGCGTCGTAGAGATCCCCAGCGTGGCGACGAAGGCAGCCGCGCCGAGCACTGTCCCCACGGCGGTCAGCAGTGACCGGCCGGGATGTCCGAGGATGGACCGCAAAGATTCCGCGGCGAGGTCGGGGGCCCTGAATCTCGCGGGCCTAAGACCGAGTTCGGCTAGCTGCTTCAGCCGAGTCACCTGATCTCCTCGGAGACGACACCGTCAAGGACCGTCAGTCGCCGGTTTCCCCGCAGAGCGACCTGCTGGTCGTGGGTCACCACGATCAGGGTCAGGCCGGAGCCATGCAGTTCGTCGAGCGTCTCGAGCACGTTCTCAGTGTTCGCGGAGTCGAGGTTTCCGGTCGGCTCGTCGCAGAACAGCACGGTGGGGTTTCCGGCTATCGCACGCGCGATAGCCACCCGCTGCTTCTCTCCCCCGGACAGCGTGCGGGGATCGGCGTCCGCCCGGTGTCCCATGTGCACGCGCTCAAGCGCGGCTACGGCACGGCGCCGTCGTTCCTTGCGCGAGTGCGGCCCGTAAAGCATGCCCAGGGCGACGTTGTCGAGTGCGGACCGACCAGACAGCAGGTGGAACGCCTGGAAGACGAAGCCGAACAGTTGGCCCCGGACGGCCCCGCGGATGGGTTCGGCCATGCCCGCGACATCGCCGCCGCGCACCAGGTACGTTCCCGCACTGGGCTTGTCCAAGAGCCCGAGGACGTTGAGAAGCGTGGACTTGCCCGCTCCGGACGGGCCGGTGATGGTCACGTAGTCCCTGGCGTCGACGGTCAGGTCGGTGGGGTGAAGCGCGACTACCAAGTGACCGTCGTCGTACACACGGGTCACCCCGCACAGAGTGAGCACAGCCGTCATGTGGACTCCCGTCCCACAACGACGAGAACACCCTCCCGGAGTTCCGTGGGAGCCGAGACGATCTCCACCCAGCCGCCTGCGCTGGTGCCGGTGCGGACCTTGTGGTCGGATGTCTTGCCGTGGTCATCGACGGTGACGAACGTAGTCCCGTCCGTCATCGAATACACGGCGCTCACCGGTACTGCGAGCACCGGGGCCGCGGCCGTGGCGTCGCCGACGGTGATCCGGACGGTGTGGTTGGGCGTCGGCTCCATCGCCGTTCCCGCGAACGAAAACCGGACGTCGAACCCGGCGACGCCGTCAGCACCTTGTTTGGGTTCGGTCCCGATGCTCTGAACCGTCGCGGCGGAGGTGGCACCCAGGACGTCGTCGATCACCTCGGCGGCACCACCTGGCTTCAATGACGAGATTTGGTCATGCCCGACAGTCGCCACGACAGTGGCCTGTCCCGCGTCGAGTTCGAGAAGCACCGAGCCCGGTGCGGGCGCACTCGGGCCGCCACCATCCGGCGGAGCCGCGGGCGAGCCCGCGCCCAGCACGTCACCCACGACGACGGGAACCAAGCTGACGACGCGGTTCACCCGGTCGACTCGGATCACGTGCGACTTCGGCAGCACGACCTGCGCGGTGGGCTTCGGCGGAGCCGGGGTGGCGGACGTGGGCGTGGGTGCCGTGGCTTCGCCTGACGTCGCACCGGCGCGTTCGGCGGGCCGGTACCCCCGGGCGAGGTACATGCGGCGCACCGACGACTGGGTCGCGACGTCGAAGACTCCGCTCGCCGGTGCCGGGTAACCCAGGCGGCGCAGCGCCTTCTGGACCTCATGGACATCGGGGCCGGTCATGCCGTCGACCAAATCCCGATACAAGGGGAACGGCAGCACGAGCGGATAGACTGGCTCGCCAGCGACCTCGATGGCTATCTTTCCCTCGACCAGAGTGTCCTTTGGCGCGACGAGGACCTTTGTGACGACAGCGGTCGGCCCGGAGACCGGCGGTGCCACTTTGATCGCGACCCCCGCTTCGACCTTGCCGCGCAGCAGCACCTTCTCCACCAGTGCCCGGCGCTCCACCGCGACAGTCACCAACGACGCGGGCGGCGCGGCGGCGTCCGCCGCGGCCTGCTCCGGCGACTTCAGCGACGGAGCGATCCAAAGCCCGACCCCGACCAGGACACCTGCCGCGGTCGCCATCACCGCGACCACCCAAGCCCGCCTGCGGCGCTTCGTCATCGACCGAGTACCTTCGCCGCTTCCTTGGCGGCGATATCCATCTTGGGGTTGAGTTCGGCGAACTCGACCGCGTGGTCCTCGACGATCTTCTGCTGCGCGTTGTTGGCCACCTCATCGACCTTCGCGAACATTCCCGTCTCAGTCCGGCAGCGCACCAAGGTGACGGCGAACTTTGTCTCCTCGGCGGTCGGCACATATTCCTGAGCGGGCTTGGAAGGTTCAACAATCAGCCCGTCAGCGCTTTCCGGTCGCGTCTCGGGCACGCTGCTCGCGCCCACCAGGCTGCCGACCTTGACGCCGAAAGACTCGACGGATCCGAGATCCGCGCCGGTTCCCACGTATCCCTTGCCCCTGAGACAGTCGAGCACGGGTTGTTTGAAGTCGACCCCGACCTGGTCCAACTTGCCGGAGAATTCACTGGTCAGGGAATTGCCGAGCTGGTAGTACTGGCTGAAAACCCCGGTGTCGACCACCGCCTTCCAGGCGGTCTCCTCGCAGTGGTCGATCGACGCGTTGTATGCCCCATCGCCCTTGCCGGACACTCTCGGCGGACTGGCCGGCCGCGGCTTGCCGAGGCCGTATCGCTGCGCCTGCTCCTCGGTGCGGGGAGCGAACGGGTCCTCATTGAAACCGAATTCACCATCGGTTCGGACGTTCACCAGCTGCGCGAACTGCGAATACCCTTTGCCGACCATGCACTCCGACTGCAGCTTGATCTGCGCGTCGTTGATCAGGGCGATGTGGTCGCCCCGGAACAGATCGAACGGCCGGGTCGATCCGGGCGGCATCGCGGGCAGTTGCGCC from Alloactinosynnema sp. L-07 includes:
- a CDS encoding peptidoglycan-binding domain-containing protein gives rise to the protein MTKRRRRAWVVAVMATAAGVLVGVGLWIAPSLKSPEQAAADAAAPPASLVTVAVERRALVEKVLLRGKVEAGVAIKVAPPVSGPTAVVTKVLVAPKDTLVEGKIAIEVAGEPVYPLVLPFPLYRDLVDGMTGPDVHEVQKALRRLGYPAPASGVFDVATQSSVRRMYLARGYRPAERAGATSGEATAPTPTSATPAPPKPTAQVVLPKSHVIRVDRVNRVVSLVPVVVGDVLGAGSPAAPPDGGGPSAPAPGSVLLELDAGQATVVATVGHDQISSLKPGGAAEVIDDVLGATSAATVQSIGTEPKQGADGVAGFDVRFSFAGTAMEPTPNHTVRITVGDATAAAPVLAVPVSAVYSMTDGTTFVTVDDHGKTSDHKVRTGTSAGGWVEIVSAPTELREGVLVVVGREST
- a CDS encoding ABC transporter permease produces the protein MTRLKQLAELGLRPARFRAPDLAAESLRSILGHPGRSLLTAVGTVLGAAAFVATLGISTTLTQQVSDSFDLRRATEVVVQPADGGPRAAESPPWLSDTALARLRGLNGVESAGRRMLLPEMTVARSFGPDKGAPTRIIGIDAGAAAAIEPRIILGRGIDTFHDDHRQRVALLPAGIAKKLAIDRVGVAIFIEDRPYLVIGIFDDVQRRPEVLAGVVIPYGTAAAFAGATAVTRDVIIKTAPGAAALIGAQAPLALSPGEPGALDATAPPDPKTLRREVESNVLKLSMILSLVALAVGAISIGNAATAQIGARVGEIGLRRAVGARPVHIFAQLTGETTLLGTAGGLIGSVMGLLVTVAVSLWNGWQPVIDLPLAVLAVAGGAAAGLVAGLVPAWRATRIQPVAALQR
- a CDS encoding ABC transporter ATP-binding protein — encoded protein: MTAVLTLCGVTRVYDDGHLVVALHPTDLTVDARDYVTITGPSGAGKSTLLNVLGLLDKPSAGTYLVRGGDVAGMAEPIRGAVRGQLFGFVFQAFHLLSGRSALDNVALGMLYGPHSRKERRRRAVAALERVHMGHRADADPRTLSGGEKQRVAIARAIAGNPTVLFCDEPTGNLDSANTENVLETLDELHGSGLTLIVVTHDQQVALRGNRRLTVLDGVVSEEIR